One genomic region from Neospora caninum Liverpool complete genome, chromosome V encodes:
- a CDS encoding putative ubiquitin family domain-containing protein, with product MEPSFSPSDLSASAPPGGSASPPSDDILEVNFRCIDGRTFSLELPTDIDIADVISLVADEVDWPSSRVRLIYHGRSLTTGTTLQSCDVKSGHTIHVVRQQAPAQPGPENSPSSAASLGGEAHASQGSSSLGAGLRAVVGGGVTGPPGASAGVLGAGALPGMVHGTGTAGTSAPTPMWTPISLPGGGTMMVGHMQFPAHMAVNVAPQQSASQRGSGSVPASGPVASSDSRGSLDRHAAAGDDTGGVQAASDGSGRRGSAFSASGTTRPGASRALALGGEGVMEERGGAASGAARDSPFASPLPHAVPRGSGSLFSATLRGDEASGAEARPSASSGTRSSARVAREDTAAPGLDERSPQPALYGALAGALESAAHRLLRAADQVRREARSHGVGLPAEESASPRASSPTPAPNRQSSRPEEQGADSTVSPRPTGERAEAQATPRGRTGETETVTRPALQTPLLQLNQQPTVILPGGLTAHVLPVAVHVSVDPRSRSEEGSDTSVLGTARGSSDGQTPEGLGGPAIVGMEAEGRPSRSTRPRELMITHEFVQRLLPWPELRETLEVIHRERGWAPGDLPRVSTQTGAPPPLSIFLPSFVSALNLVAAMLQQFMGWQQGVAQMSVPTVGRSALALARLSATTAGLSALLTSIFNSMARHVDQNELAEAMSSDASPVEVGQERRSPGHPAPSRSGQSPVPSLETAQGRRSSPFVPPAYASGREDSRTLLAPLHAGEASRGHGSGDRRRRESESEESESRGRRRVETGTVGGLGLSVMCMRDGGEKEDREREEDLDAGSARQQRAEEEAAAFAEGSSLPVSPSSSRASPRASAPSVVSLTSSNAATAGSSSSSTEARDALLAAVTAAGASLNSFGASPQGASSLGQSPTSNSRSAQPGLIALASDRRKDDGDSFPSSASLFAEPDDPSSGEGREAAAHGREVGRDAVSAGREGVEDDLGRRGVQGQTLPGGRDRPAGSLQNLLFSLGGAQTLDVRQGTQETRGAGGFGVRGGPEGRDTTEEDEAIDEEVRTRLQMWTGNAQQFSRNVLAYARPHPFSSAYRSGDVTQSSSVRTPVGEAVENVLSLSWHRALNRVNVGDEPRPPASLAPGYLALLMREAATSARNNNDFAMQQERFPHIRLALQLLQDAEQPGI from the exons ATGGAaccgtctttctcgccgtccgaTTTGTCTGCCTCTGCTCCCCCGGGGggttccgcgtctccgccttcggACGACATTTTGGAGGTGAATTTCCGGTGCATCGATGGGCGAACCTTCTCGCTCGAGTTGCCCACCGACATCGACATCGCCGACGTCATCTCGCTCGTGGCAGACGAGGTAGACTGGCCGAGCAGCCGCGTGCGCCTCATCTACCACGGACGCAGCCTGACGACAGGCACGACTCTCCAGAGCTGTGATGTGAAGTCTGGGCACACGATCCACGTCGTGCGCCAgcaggcgcctgcgcagCCGGGGCCGGAGAACAGCCCGTCGAGCGCCGCTTCCTTGGGAGGCGAAGCGCACGCCTCGCAAGGCTCGAGCAGCTTAGGCGCCGGACTCCGCGCCGTCGTGGGCGGGGGTGTAACTGGTCCCCCTGGAGCCAGTGCAGGCGTTCTCGGTGCGGGCGCGCTTCCGGGCATGGTGCACGGGACCGGGACAGCGGGAACCTCAGCGCCGACGCCCATGTGGACGCCGATCTCCTTGCCCGGCGGCGGCACGATGATGGTTGGCCACATGCAGTTTCCTGCGCACATGGCCGTGAACGTTGCGCCGCAGCAG AGTGCGTCTCAACGCGGTTCGGGGAGTGTACCGGCCAGCGGGCCAG TCGCCTCGTCGGATTCGAGAGGTTCTCTGGACAGACATGCAGCGGCGGGAGATGACACAGGCGGAGTGCAGGCTGCCTCGGACGGGAGCGGTCGACGGGGCTCGGCTTTCTCGGCAAGCGGGACAACTCGACCGGGAGCGTCTCGGGCGCTGGCGCTtggaggcgaaggcgtgatggaggagcgaggcggcgcggcttCCGGCGCCGCGCGGGACTcgcccttcgcgtctcctcttccccacGCAGTTCCGCGTGGATCAGgttctttgttttctgccacgctccgcggagacgaagcgtctggtgcagaggcgaggcctTCGGCGTCCTCAGGGACGCGAAGCAGCGCCCGCGTGGCGCGCGAAGACACCGCTGCGCCGGGTCTGGATGAAAGGTCGCCGCAGCCAGCGTTGTACGGCGCACTCGCGGGAGCTCTCGAGAGCGCCGCGCACAGGCTTCTTCGTGCGGCGGACCAGGTTAGACGGGAAGCGCGGTCCCACGGCGTCGGCCTTCCTGCCGAGGAGTCAGcatcgcctcgcgcgtcgaGCCCAACTCCGGCGCCGAATCGGCAGAGCAGCCGGCCTGAGGAGCAAGGAGCAGACTCGACCGTGTCTCCACGACCGACTGGCGAACGGGCGGAGGCccaggcgacgccgagaggccgcacgggcgagacggagacggtcACGCGTCCAGCGCTCCAAACGCCTCTGCTTCAGTTAAATCAACAACCAACCGTCATTCTCCCGGGGGGACTCACCGCCCACGTTCTCCCTGTGGCGGTCCATGTGTCCGTGGACCCGAGAAGCCGCagcgaagagggaagcgacaCTTCCGTCCTGGGGACTGCCCGGGGGAGCAGCGACGGCCAGACGCCCGAAGGCCTCGGGGGCCCAGCGATCGTGGGAATGGAGGCGGAGGGGAGGCCGAGCCGGTCCACTCGGCCTCGTGAGTTGATGATCACCCACGAGTTCGTTCAACGGCTGTTGCCTTGGCCAGAGCTGAGAGAGACTCTTGAG GTTATTCATCGAGAGCGCGGATGGGCTCCTGGAGAcctgccgcgcgtctccacgcagacgggcgcgccgccgcctctcagtatcttcctgccttcgttcgtctctgcgttGAATCTCGTCGCTGCCATGCTCCAGCAGTTCATGGGGTGGCAGCAGGGCGTCGCACAG ATGTCTGTGCCGACCGTGGGTCGGAGTGCGCTGGCTCTGGCCCGTCTCTCGGCGACAACTGccggtctctctgcgctgctGACGTCGATTTTCAATTCGATGGCGCGCCACGTGGACCAGAACGAGCTCGCAGAAGCAATGTCCTCGGATGCTTCTCCGGTGGAAGTCGGCCAAGAACGCCGGAGTCCCGGACAccccgcgccttctcggtctGGGCAGTCGCCCGTCCCTTCGCTCGAGACAGCGCAGGGAAGACGGTCGTCTCCGTTCGTCCCCCCCGCGTACGCGTCGGGCCGAGAAGATTCACGCACGTTGCTCGCCCCGCTTCATGCCGGCGAAGCCTCTCGGGGCCacggcagcggagacagaagacgcagagagagcgagagcgaggagtcGGAGAGTAGGGGTCGCCGAAGGGTCGAGACGGGCACAGTTGGCGGGCTGGGGCTGAGCgtcatgtgcatgcgtgacggaggcgagaaggaagacagggaacgcgaagaagatcTCGACGCCGGTTCCGCACGGCAGCAGcgggcagaagaggaggctgCAGCTTTCGCGGAAG GCTCTTCCCTGCCGGTCTCGCCGTCGAGCagccgcgcgtcgccgcgggcctctgcgccttcggTCGTTTCTCTCACTTCCTCGAAcgcagcgacggcggggaGTAGCAGCTCCAGCACTGAAGCGCGGGACGCCCTCCTTGCGGCGGTCACGGCGGCAGGAGCCTCCTTGAACTCGTTCGGCGCATCTCCTCAGGGCGCGAGCAGCCTCGGTCAGTCGCCGACGAGCAACAGCCGATCTGCGCAGCCCGGTCTCATCGCGTTGGCCTCGGACCGCCGcaaagacgacggcgacagcttcccgtcttctgcctctctcttcgcggaGCCTGACGACCCCTCATCTGGAGAAGGCCGGGAAGCCGCGGCGCACGGGCGCGAGGTAGGGCGGGACGCAGTCTCGGCTGGCAGGGAAGGCGTCGAAGACGATTTAGGGCGGAGGGGCGTTCAGGGCCAGACACTGCCGGGAGGCCGAGACCGTCCCGCGGGTTCCTTACAAAaccttctcttttctctcggcggcgCTCAGACTTTGGATGTTCGCCAGGGGACTCAAGAGACGCGCGGAGCCGGCGGATTCGGTGTGCGCGGGGGGCCAGAAGGACGCGATACCacggaagaggacgaggcgatCGACGAGGAAGTCCGCACGCGACTCCAAATGTGGACTGGGAATGCCCAACAGTTTTCCAGAAAC GTTCTCGCATACGCCCGCCCGCATCCCTTCAGTTCCGCATACCGTTCAGGCGACGTCACGCAGAGCTCGTCAGTGCGGACTCCAGTTGGAGAAGCCGTCGAAAATgttctttcgctctc GTGGCATCGGGCGCTGAACCGCGTGAACGTCGGCGACGAGCCGCGTCCACCAGCTTCTCTGGCGCCTGGGTACTTGGCTCTCCTGATGCGCGAAGCGGCGACCTCTGCCCGCAACAACAACGACTTCGCGATGCAGCAGGAGCGCTTCCCTCACATTCGTTTGGCGCTTCAACTTCTGCAAGACGCCGAGCAGCCAGGAATTTAA